From the Kitasatospora viridis genome, one window contains:
- a CDS encoding PP2C family protein-serine/threonine phosphatase: MLTGSTRGPAAVRNTGTWPRTALALPFIGMALVIGLDYLSTLEVTVEPALTAVPALAAIVSRRVWYPILTGLLAEVAAFAMAAYNHVLGESVHSATVFAIALVTAISWVSATLRVRQEQALADAQLVAEIARRVLLRAVPDRVGSVRAAVHYAAAAAHARIGGDLYEVVNTRHGVRAVVGDVRGKGLGAVETAAAVLGAFREAAHQEPALDKVAGWLAVSLDRALQEHDHPGVEEEFVTLVLIGVGPDGTAQIVNCGHPAPLLLTAEGAVRPLELAETVPPLGVLDPADVAPPVLSVPFAPGDRVLLFTDGVIEARDRAGRFYPLAERLPGCAGGGPVEVLDQLHADVVRHVGRPLGDDAAMLLLQYEPTAQPGQQLPHQNGRLARQ, translated from the coding sequence TTGCTGACCGGTTCGACCCGGGGACCGGCCGCCGTCCGCAACACGGGCACCTGGCCCAGGACCGCGCTGGCCCTGCCGTTCATCGGCATGGCCCTGGTGATCGGCCTGGACTACCTGAGCACCCTCGAAGTCACCGTCGAACCGGCCCTGACCGCGGTGCCGGCGCTCGCCGCCATCGTCAGCCGGCGGGTCTGGTACCCGATCCTGACCGGCCTGCTGGCCGAGGTCGCCGCCTTCGCCATGGCCGCCTACAACCACGTGCTCGGCGAGTCGGTGCACAGCGCCACGGTGTTCGCCATCGCCCTGGTGACCGCGATCAGCTGGGTCAGCGCCACCCTGAGGGTCCGTCAGGAGCAGGCGCTGGCCGACGCCCAGCTGGTGGCCGAGATCGCCCGCCGGGTGCTGCTGCGCGCGGTGCCGGACCGGGTGGGCAGCGTCCGGGCCGCGGTGCACTACGCGGCCGCCGCCGCGCACGCCCGGATCGGCGGCGACCTCTACGAGGTGGTCAACACCCGGCACGGGGTGCGGGCGGTGGTCGGCGACGTGCGCGGCAAGGGGCTGGGCGCGGTGGAGACCGCCGCCGCGGTGCTCGGCGCCTTCCGCGAGGCCGCGCACCAGGAGCCCGCGCTGGACAAGGTGGCGGGCTGGCTGGCCGTCAGCCTGGACCGCGCCCTCCAGGAGCACGACCACCCGGGGGTGGAGGAGGAGTTCGTCACCCTGGTGCTGATCGGGGTCGGCCCCGACGGCACCGCCCAGATCGTCAACTGCGGCCACCCGGCGCCGCTGCTGCTCACCGCGGAGGGCGCGGTGCGGCCGCTGGAGCTGGCCGAGACGGTGCCGCCGCTGGGCGTGCTGGACCCGGCCGACGTGGCGCCGCCGGTGCTCAGCGTGCCGTTCGCGCCCGGCGACCGGGTGCTGCTCTTCACCGACGGGGTGATCGAGGCCCGGGACCGCGCCGGCCGCTTCTACCCGCTGGCCGAGCGGCTGCCGGGCTGCGCCGGGGGCGGGCCGGTGGAGGTGCTGGACCAGCTGCACGCCGACGTGGTGCGCCACGTCGGCCGCCCGCTCGGCGACGACGCGGCGATGCTGCTGC
- a CDS encoding ATP-dependent DNA helicase translates to MLSRPEQLRELLGIPFNGEQLAAIGAPLEPGVIVAGAGSGKTTVMAARVVWLVGSGAVRADQVLGLTFTNKAAAELSERVRGALARAGLRDAPETTGDPEISTYHAFAGRLLKEHGLRIGIEPDVRLLADATRFQLAARTLRQARGPFPHLKDRFAALVAELTALDAELAEHLVDPAALRAFDTDLLDELATVKLTNQDLRDVPEAARGRQELLGLVEDYRRRKKAAGLMDFGDQIAASARLAIERPEVGRLLREQFRVVLLDEYQDTSVAQRLLLAGLFGGAASGGHPVTAVGDPCQAIYGWRGASVANLDDFPAHFPRRDGSPAARYALSENRRSGGRLLAFANGLAAPLRELHAGVEALRPAPGAELDGLARVALLPTHAEEVGWLADSIAHLVATGTAPGAIAVLCRSAVAFPDIHAALVAREVPVEVVGLGGLLQLPEVADLVAVCEVLQDPTANAALVRLLVGPRWRIGPRDLALLGRRAAALVRTDRLDGDPLALAVAQTDPTEVVSLSDALETFLEADQPDQLPFSPQARTRFAHLAREVRELRRALAEPLMDVLHRVLAVTGLEIELAASPQALAARRRETLHSFLDVAAGFADLDGDPGLAAFLAFLRAAEEYDRGLDSSLPGGEDTVKVLTVHKSKGLEWDVVALPGLVRGAFPSNRGRERWTSRRQVLPYPLRGDAATLPAVPAWHAKGMTAFKNGLKEQSGTEELRLGYVAVTRPRSLLLACGHWWGPTQRTVRGPSEYLEALRAHAELPGAGEVEHWADPPPASGRGYPHVEGAENPALGQAADTPWPLPLDPAAQLARRRVAEVVARRAAGAPAPEPEPLAPEEQRLVDSWDRDLTALLGELERSRRTVRQVPLPPALSASQLMWLAADPDGLAQELARPLPRPPQTAARRGTRFHAWIQARFAPLPLLEPDALPGLADDEIADEQDLEQLKEAFLRGPYAERRPYRVEAPVQLVLGGRVVRGRIDAVYRVGDDDSGSRWEIVDWKTGHQEGADPLQLAIYRLAWAEQRGVDPEQVTAAFCYIRSGRVERPSGLPGRKALETLLIGNSD, encoded by the coding sequence ATGCTCAGCAGGCCGGAACAGCTCAGGGAGCTGCTCGGCATCCCGTTCAACGGTGAGCAGCTGGCGGCGATCGGGGCGCCGTTGGAGCCCGGGGTGATCGTCGCGGGGGCGGGCTCGGGCAAGACGACCGTGATGGCCGCCCGGGTGGTGTGGCTGGTCGGATCGGGGGCGGTGCGGGCCGACCAGGTGCTCGGCCTGACCTTCACCAACAAGGCGGCCGCCGAGCTCTCCGAGCGGGTCCGCGGCGCACTGGCCCGGGCCGGCCTGCGCGACGCCCCCGAGACGACCGGCGACCCGGAGATCTCCACCTACCACGCCTTCGCCGGCCGGCTGCTCAAGGAGCACGGCCTGCGGATCGGCATCGAGCCGGACGTGCGCCTGCTCGCCGACGCCACCCGCTTTCAGCTGGCCGCCCGCACGCTGCGCCAGGCCCGCGGCCCGTTCCCGCACCTGAAGGACCGGTTCGCCGCGCTGGTGGCCGAACTGACCGCGCTGGACGCCGAGCTGGCCGAGCACCTGGTCGACCCGGCCGCCCTGCGCGCCTTCGACACCGACCTGTTGGACGAGCTGGCCACCGTCAAGCTGACCAACCAGGACCTGCGCGACGTGCCCGAGGCGGCCCGCGGCCGGCAGGAGCTGCTCGGCCTGGTGGAGGACTACCGCCGGCGCAAGAAGGCGGCCGGCCTGATGGACTTCGGCGACCAGATCGCCGCCTCGGCCCGGCTGGCGATCGAGCGCCCGGAGGTGGGCCGGCTGCTGCGCGAGCAGTTCCGGGTGGTGCTGCTGGACGAGTACCAGGACACCTCGGTGGCCCAGCGCCTGCTGCTGGCCGGCCTGTTCGGCGGCGCGGCGAGCGGCGGCCACCCGGTCACCGCGGTCGGCGACCCGTGCCAGGCGATCTACGGCTGGCGGGGCGCCTCGGTGGCGAACCTGGACGACTTCCCCGCGCACTTCCCGCGCCGCGACGGCTCCCCGGCGGCCCGCTACGCGCTGAGCGAGAACCGGCGCAGCGGCGGCCGGCTGCTGGCCTTCGCGAACGGGCTGGCCGCCCCGCTGCGCGAGCTGCACGCGGGCGTCGAGGCGCTGCGGCCGGCCCCGGGCGCCGAGCTGGATGGCCTGGCCCGGGTCGCGCTGCTGCCCACCCACGCCGAGGAGGTCGGCTGGCTGGCCGACTCGATCGCCCACCTGGTGGCGACCGGCACCGCGCCGGGTGCGATCGCCGTGCTCTGCCGTTCCGCGGTGGCCTTCCCGGACATCCACGCGGCGCTGGTGGCCCGCGAGGTGCCGGTGGAGGTGGTGGGCCTCGGCGGGCTGCTGCAACTGCCCGAGGTGGCCGACCTGGTGGCGGTCTGCGAGGTGCTGCAGGACCCGACGGCGAACGCCGCGCTGGTCCGGCTGCTGGTCGGTCCGCGCTGGCGGATCGGCCCGCGCGACCTGGCCCTGCTCGGCCGCCGGGCCGCCGCGCTGGTGCGCACCGACCGGCTGGACGGCGACCCGCTCGCCCTCGCGGTGGCCCAGACCGATCCGACCGAGGTGGTCTCGCTCAGCGACGCGCTGGAGACGTTCCTGGAAGCCGATCAGCCGGACCAGCTGCCGTTCTCGCCGCAGGCCCGCACCCGCTTCGCCCACCTGGCCCGGGAGGTCCGCGAGCTGCGCCGGGCGCTGGCCGAGCCGCTGATGGACGTGCTGCACCGGGTGCTCGCCGTGACCGGCCTGGAGATCGAGCTGGCCGCCTCCCCGCAGGCGCTGGCCGCCCGCCGCCGGGAGACCCTGCACTCCTTCCTGGACGTCGCGGCGGGCTTCGCCGACCTGGACGGCGACCCGGGCCTGGCCGCCTTCCTGGCCTTCCTGCGGGCCGCCGAGGAGTACGACCGGGGGCTGGACTCCAGCCTGCCGGGCGGCGAGGACACGGTGAAGGTGCTGACCGTGCACAAGTCCAAGGGCCTGGAGTGGGACGTGGTGGCGCTGCCCGGCCTGGTCCGGGGCGCCTTCCCGAGCAACCGCGGCCGGGAGCGCTGGACCAGCCGGCGCCAGGTGCTGCCGTACCCGCTGCGCGGCGACGCGGCCACCCTGCCGGCGGTGCCGGCCTGGCACGCGAAGGGGATGACGGCGTTCAAGAACGGGCTGAAGGAGCAGTCCGGCACCGAGGAACTGCGGCTCGGCTACGTGGCGGTGACCCGGCCGCGCTCGCTGCTGCTGGCCTGCGGCCACTGGTGGGGGCCGACCCAGCGGACGGTGCGCGGCCCGTCCGAGTACCTGGAGGCGCTGCGCGCGCACGCCGAGCTCCCCGGGGCCGGCGAGGTGGAGCACTGGGCGGACCCTCCCCCAGCCTCCGGCCGGGGGTACCCCCATGTGGAGGGGGCCGAGAACCCGGCGCTCGGGCAGGCCGCCGACACCCCCTGGCCGTTGCCGCTGGACCCGGCGGCCCAGCTGGCGCGGCGCCGGGTGGCCGAGGTGGTGGCCCGCCGGGCGGCCGGCGCGCCGGCCCCGGAGCCGGAGCCGCTGGCCCCGGAGGAGCAGCGGCTGGTGGACTCCTGGGACCGTGACCTGACCGCGCTGCTGGGCGAGTTGGAGCGGTCCCGGCGTACGGTGCGGCAGGTGCCGCTGCCGCCGGCGCTCTCCGCCTCCCAGCTGATGTGGCTGGCCGCCGACCCGGACGGCCTGGCCCAGGAGCTGGCCCGGCCGCTGCCCCGCCCGCCGCAGACGGCGGCCCGCCGGGGCACCCGGTTCCACGCCTGGATCCAGGCCCGGTTCGCCCCGCTGCCGCTGCTGGAGCCGGACGCGCTGCCGGGCCTGGCGGACGACGAGATCGCCGACGAGCAGGACTTGGAGCAGCTCAAGGAGGCGTTCCTGCGCGGGCCGTACGCCGAGCGCCGCCCCTACCGGGTGGAGGCGCCGGTGCAGCTGGTGCTGGGCGGGCGGGTGGTGCGCGGCCGGATCGACGCGGTGTACCGGGTGGGTGACGACGACTCAGGGTCACGGTGGGAGATCGTCGACTGGAAGACCGGCCACCAGGAGGGCGCCGACCCGCTCCAGTTGGCGATCTACCGGCTGGCCTGGGCGGAGCAGCGCGGGGTCGACCCGGAGCAGGTCACCGCCGCGTTCTGCTACATCCGCAGCGGCCGGGTCGAAAGACCGTCAGGACTTCCTGGGCGAAAGGCGTTGGAAACGCTTCTGATCGGGAACAGTGACTAA
- a CDS encoding ATP-dependent helicase: MRSPLATPDPPRLDRFQQAVAEHAGGPLLVLAGPGTGKTTTLVEAVARRVERGTDPERILVLTFSRKAAMELRDRLAVRLARAPQATTFHSFCYALLRQHQEPERYAEPLRLLSGPEQDVMVRELLAGGAEDAAAGTGKIRWPLELRACLTTRGFADEVRAVLARSRELGLGEAELARFAAGVARPDWAAAAHFLADYLDVLDLRGVLDYAELVHRAVLLAERPGVDLAARYDAVFVDEYQDTDPAQVRLLGRLAGGGRDLVAVGDPDQSIYAFRGADINGILDFPEQFRQRDGRPAEVKVLRVSRRSAPLLLAASRKLAERMPMGRLPAAKLAEHRGLLPGREGGRGSVEVYTYPTPGAELESVADLLRRAHLEDGVPWGEMAVLVRAGARAIPGVRRALTAAGVPLEIDGDDLPLREEPAVVPVLLALRVCAEGAAAEKAAERALGTVPAQRTSAEPTSGARRVEPLTAEVAHTLLTGPLGGLDGADLRRLGRELREEERAALKAAVEVDGELAAAVVRSAEELIREALAEPERLLLLDSAPARRARELGTLLRKVRDLLRGGGTAEEALWQLWDGSPRWRERLERAALRTGSVGRNADRDLDALCALFETAARAEDQVTGHRGALDLLAEVEAQDIAADTMTVRTVRPEAVRLMTAHRSKGLEWRLVVVAGVQEGLWPDLRRRGSLLEADRIGRDGLAEPLTPGALLAEERRLFYVAATRAKERLVVTAVKAPAEDGDEPSRLLRELYREEIDPRTGKVLGRTPAVTVADVAHRPRRPLSIAALVAELRAVTVDPARSPELRRAAAERLARLATATDGNGVPLVPQAHPDRWWGLADPTSNPVPLREPERPVQLSGSGLEQLENCSLQWFLTKEVGAQGATSGAQGFGNVLHALADEVGSGRTPADLAVLLERLDSVWDALAFDAPWKSDQEKTQARAALERFLHWHVLERGRATLATEHDFDLTLPVGEVAVRIRGVLDRVEQDSAGRAYVVDFKTGKQAPSDKSLPEHRQLAVYQLAVREGALDTLLDERPALGGAELVQLRFEDKKLPDAPKVQHQPPPEGEPWIENLLADAAGRVLAERFVPTAGDACGHCAFKRSCSAQRDGRQLID, from the coding sequence GTGCGAAGCCCGCTCGCGACGCCCGACCCGCCCCGGCTGGACCGGTTCCAGCAGGCGGTGGCCGAGCACGCGGGCGGTCCGCTGCTGGTGCTCGCGGGACCGGGCACCGGCAAGACCACCACGCTGGTGGAGGCGGTCGCCCGCCGGGTGGAGCGCGGCACCGACCCGGAGCGGATCCTGGTGCTGACCTTCAGCCGCAAGGCCGCGATGGAGCTGCGCGACCGGCTGGCCGTGCGGCTGGCCCGGGCGCCGCAGGCGACCACCTTCCACTCGTTCTGCTACGCGCTGCTGCGCCAGCACCAGGAGCCCGAGCGGTACGCGGAGCCGCTGCGGCTGCTCTCCGGCCCGGAGCAGGACGTGATGGTGCGCGAGCTGCTGGCCGGCGGCGCCGAGGACGCGGCGGCCGGCACCGGGAAGATCCGCTGGCCGCTGGAGCTGCGCGCCTGCCTGACCACCCGGGGCTTCGCCGACGAGGTGCGCGCGGTGCTGGCCCGCAGCCGCGAGCTGGGCCTGGGCGAGGCCGAGCTGGCCCGGTTCGCCGCCGGGGTGGCCCGGCCGGACTGGGCCGCCGCCGCGCACTTCCTGGCCGACTACCTGGACGTGCTGGACCTGCGCGGGGTGCTGGACTACGCCGAGCTGGTGCACCGCGCGGTGCTGCTGGCCGAGCGGCCCGGGGTGGACCTGGCGGCCCGCTACGACGCGGTCTTCGTGGACGAGTACCAGGACACCGACCCGGCCCAGGTGCGGCTGCTGGGCCGGCTGGCCGGCGGCGGGCGGGACCTGGTCGCGGTGGGCGACCCGGACCAGTCGATCTACGCGTTCCGGGGCGCCGACATCAACGGGATCCTGGACTTCCCCGAGCAGTTCCGGCAGCGCGACGGCCGGCCGGCCGAGGTGAAGGTGCTGCGGGTCTCCCGGCGCTCGGCCCCGCTGCTGCTGGCGGCCTCCCGGAAGCTGGCCGAGCGGATGCCGATGGGCCGGCTGCCGGCCGCGAAGCTGGCCGAGCACCGGGGGCTGCTGCCGGGCCGGGAGGGCGGCCGGGGCAGCGTGGAGGTGTACACCTACCCGACCCCGGGGGCGGAGCTGGAGAGCGTCGCCGACCTGCTGCGCCGCGCGCACCTGGAGGACGGGGTGCCGTGGGGCGAGATGGCGGTGCTGGTGCGGGCCGGTGCGCGGGCGATCCCGGGAGTGCGGCGGGCGCTGACGGCGGCCGGGGTGCCGCTGGAGATCGACGGCGACGACCTGCCGCTGCGCGAGGAGCCGGCCGTGGTGCCGGTGCTGCTGGCGCTGCGGGTCTGCGCGGAGGGGGCGGCGGCGGAGAAGGCGGCCGAGCGGGCGCTGGGCACCGTCCCCGCGCAGCGGACGTCGGCGGAGCCGACGTCCGGCGCACGACGAGTGGAGCCGCTGACCGCCGAGGTCGCCCACACCCTGCTCACCGGCCCGCTCGGCGGGCTGGACGGCGCCGACCTGCGCCGGCTCGGCCGGGAGCTGCGCGAGGAGGAGCGCGCGGCGCTCAAGGCGGCGGTCGAAGTGGACGGGGAGCTCGCGGCCGCCGTCGTGCGCTCGGCGGAGGAACTCATCCGGGAGGCGCTCGCCGAACCCGAGCGCCTGCTGCTGCTCGACTCCGCCCCGGCCCGCCGGGCCCGCGAGCTCGGCACCCTGCTGCGCAAGGTCCGCGACCTGCTGCGCGGCGGCGGCACCGCCGAGGAGGCGCTCTGGCAGCTCTGGGACGGCAGCCCGCGCTGGCGCGAGCGGCTGGAGCGGGCCGCGCTGCGCACCGGCTCGGTCGGCCGCAACGCCGACCGCGACCTGGACGCGCTCTGCGCCCTCTTCGAGACCGCCGCCCGGGCCGAGGACCAGGTCACCGGCCACCGCGGCGCGCTCGACCTGCTCGCCGAGGTCGAGGCCCAGGACATCGCCGCCGACACCATGACCGTGCGCACCGTCCGCCCGGAGGCGGTCCGGCTGATGACCGCGCACCGCTCCAAGGGGCTGGAGTGGCGGCTGGTCGTGGTGGCGGGCGTGCAGGAGGGCCTCTGGCCGGACCTGCGCCGCCGCGGCTCGCTGCTGGAGGCCGACCGGATCGGCCGGGACGGGCTGGCCGAGCCGCTCACCCCCGGCGCGCTGCTGGCCGAGGAGCGCCGCCTCTTCTACGTGGCCGCCACCCGGGCCAAGGAGCGGCTGGTCGTCACCGCCGTCAAGGCGCCGGCCGAGGACGGTGACGAGCCCTCCCGGCTGCTCCGCGAGCTCTACCGCGAGGAGATCGACCCCAGGACGGGCAAGGTGCTCGGCCGCACCCCCGCGGTCACCGTCGCCGACGTCGCCCACCGGCCCAGGCGCCCGCTCTCGATCGCCGCGCTGGTGGCCGAGCTGCGCGCCGTCACCGTCGACCCGGCCCGCTCGCCCGAGCTGCGCCGGGCCGCCGCCGAGCGGCTGGCCAGGCTGGCCACCGCCACCGACGGGAACGGCGTGCCGCTGGTGCCGCAGGCCCACCCGGACCGCTGGTGGGGGCTGGCCGACCCGACCAGCAACCCGGTGCCGCTGCGCGAGCCGGAGCGGCCGGTGCAGCTCTCCGGCAGCGGGCTGGAGCAGTTGGAGAACTGCTCGTTGCAGTGGTTCCTGACCAAGGAGGTGGGCGCGCAGGGCGCCACCTCCGGGGCGCAGGGCTTCGGCAACGTGCTGCACGCGCTGGCCGACGAGGTGGGCTCCGGGCGCACCCCGGCCGACCTCGCGGTGCTGCTGGAGCGGCTGGACTCGGTCTGGGACGCGCTGGCCTTCGACGCGCCGTGGAAGTCGGACCAGGAGAAGACCCAGGCCCGCGCGGCGCTGGAGCGCTTCCTGCACTGGCACGTGCTGGAGCGCGGCCGCGCCACCCTGGCCACCGAGCACGACTTCGACCTGACCCTGCCGGTCGGCGAGGTCGCGGTGCGGATCCGCGGCGTGCTGGACCGGGTGGAGCAGGACTCCGCCGGGCGGGCCTACGTGGTGGACTTCAAGACCGGCAAGCAGGCGCCGAGCGACAAGTCGCTGCCCGAGCACCGGCAGTTGGCGGTCTACCAGCTCGCGGTCCGGGAGGGCGCCCTGGACACCCTGCTGGACGAGCGCCCGGCGCTCGGCGGGGCGGAGCTGGTGCAGCTGCGGTTCGAGGACAAGAAGCTCCCCGACGCCCCCAAGGTGCAGCACCAGCCGCCGCCCGAGGGCGAGCCGTGGATCGAGAACCTGCTCGCCGACGCGGCCGGCCGGGTGCTGGCCGAGCGCTTCGTGCCGACCGCGGGCGACGCCTGCGGCCACTGCGCCTTCAAGCGCAGCTGCTCGGCCCAGCGGGACGGCCGCCAGCTGATCGATTAG
- a CDS encoding MGMT family protein codes for MGNNARMTDNSTGSAADLPPFAELVLDVIDRIPPGRVMTYGDVAEFLGEGGPRQVGRVLALYGSAVAWWRVVRADGTLLPGHEHRALAAYRAEGTPLKEGAEQYRLDMRRARWDGG; via the coding sequence ATGGGCAACAATGCCCGAATGACGGACAACAGCACGGGCAGTGCCGCCGACCTGCCCCCGTTCGCAGAGCTGGTGCTCGACGTGATCGACCGTATCCCCCCGGGCCGGGTGATGACGTACGGCGACGTCGCGGAGTTCCTCGGCGAGGGCGGGCCCCGGCAGGTCGGCCGGGTGCTGGCGCTCTACGGGAGCGCGGTGGCCTGGTGGCGGGTGGTGCGGGCGGACGGCACGCTGCTGCCCGGCCACGAGCACCGGGCGCTGGCCGCCTACCGGGCCGAGGGCACGCCGCTCAAGGAGGGCGCCGAGCAGTACCGGCTGGACATGCGGCGGGCGCGGTGGGACGGCGGCTGA